Proteins co-encoded in one Nicotiana sylvestris chromosome 7, ASM39365v2, whole genome shotgun sequence genomic window:
- the LOC104226028 gene encoding probable protein phosphatase 2C 52 produces MGGCVSTSSRSSCSSRSNGERVSPECLGIRMFTRKRIRRTFSDPVTTLQHLSSIPNRIFKNGKSRTSCIFTQQGRKGINQDAMIVWEDFMAEDVTFCGVFDGHGPHGHLVARKVRDALPLKLSSFLQSFDSKRNGATANCCNGNPKLDVVDPDKDGEMEDKVDNLWREAFLKSYKAMDKELRSHPNLDCFCSGSTSVTLVKQGSNLFMGYIGDSRAILASKDNNDSMIAVQLTVDLKPDLPKEAERIKRCKGRVFALQDEPEVQRVWLPFDDAPGLAMARAFGDFCLKEYGVISVPEFSHHILTERDKFIVLASDGVWDVLSNEEVVEIVSSAPTRASAARILVDSAAREWKTKYPTSKMDDCAVVCLFLDGKMDIESDNEDQCFSSATLQSNHSGNAVESDDGQNSEPSLQRNFTVRSAEENSAYKRIIAEADANQETVATEDQNWSGLEGVTRVNSLVQLPRFSEERPRP; encoded by the exons ATGGGGGGTTGTGTCTCTACCAGTAGTCGGAGTAGTTGTAGTAGCAGGAGCAACGGAGAAAGAGTTTCCCCTGAATGTTTGGGAATAAGGATGTTTACTCGAAAGAGGATTAGAAGAACTTTTTCTGATCCTGTCACCACATTGCAACATTTGTCTTCAATACCTAATCGGATATTCAAAAATGGAAAGAGCCGGACTTCTTGCATATTTACTCAACAGGGACGGAAAGGCATAAACCAGGACGCCATGATTGTGTGGGAA GATTTCATGGCTGAAGATGTGACCTTTTGTGGGGTATTTGATGGCCATGGTCCACATGGCCATCTTGTTGCTCGCAAAGTAAGGGATGCACTGCCGTTGAAGCTATCATCATTTTTGCAATCATTTGACTCGAAACGTAATGGTGCTACTGCGAATTGCTGCAATGGTAATCCAAAGTTGGATGTGGTGGATCCTGACAAGGATGGAGAGATGGAGGATAAAGTGGATAACTTGTGGAGAGAAGCTTTCCTTAAATCATACAAGGCCATGGATAAAGAACTAAGGTCCCACCCTAATTTAGATTGCTTTTGCAGTGGGAGCACGTCTGTTACTTTGGTGAAACAG GGTTCAAATCTTTTTATGGGCTATATTGGTGATTCTCGGGCAATCTTGGCATCAAAGGACAATAATGATTCAATGATAGCAGTTCAATTGACTGTTGATCTGAAGCCCGATTTACCAA AGGAAGCTGAGAGGATAAAACGATGTAAAGGTCGGGTTTTTGCATTGCAAGATGAGCCTGAGGTGCAGAGAGTGTGGCTGCCATTTGACGATGCCCCTGGTTTAGCAATGGCTCGGGCATTTGGGGATTTCTGCTTGAAGGAATATGGTGTGATTTCTGTTCCAGAGTTTTCTCACCATATTCTTACCGAAAGGGACAAGTTCATTGTTCTAGCATCTGATGGG GTTTGGGACGTCTTGAGTAATGAGGAAGTGGTTGAGATAGTGTCATCAGCTCCTACACGAGCATCAGCTGCCAGAATCCTGGTTGACTCAGCTGCACGCGAATGGAAAACCAAATATCCAACATCAAAGATGGATGATTGTGCAGTTGTTTGTCTATTCTTGGACGGGAAAATGGACATTGAATCCGATAACGAGGATCAGTGTTTCTCTTCTGCCACACTACAGAGCAACCATTCTGGTAATGCTGTGGAATCAGACGATGGACAGAATTCCGAGCCATCTCTGCAGAGAAACTTTACTGTCAGATCAGCTGAAGAGAACAGCGCGTACAAACGAATTATAGCAGAAGCAGACGCAAATCAAGAAACCGTGGCAACTGAAGATCAGAACTGGTCAGGATTAGAAGGTGTCACTCGGGTAAACTCCCTGGTTCAGCTTCCAAGATTTTCTGAAGAGAGGCCTAGACCCTGA
- the LOC138873002 gene encoding uncharacterized protein produces the protein MAIKDMYDGAKTQVMTVEGDSEYFLVVMELHQGSALSPFLFVLVMHVLTYYIQGEVPWCMLFTDDIVLIDEMRAGVNERLEVWRQALESKGFKVSRTKIKYLECKLSAEPREAGMDVRLESQVIPKRGSSSTLSRLSKKIDEDVTHRIEMGWIK, from the coding sequence atggcgattaaggacatgtacgatggagctaagactcaggTTATGACAGTGGAAGGTGATTCGGAGTATTTTCTGGTTGTTATGGAgttacaccaaggatctgcgcTCAGCCCGTTCTTATTTGTCCTGGTGATGCACGTACTGACATATtatattcaaggggaggtaccatggtgtatgttatttactgatgacatagttctgattgatgagatgCGAGCTGGTGTTAATGAGAGGTTGGAGGTATGGAGACAGGCCCTTGAGTCAAAGGGTTTCAAGGTGAGCAGGACTAAGATAAAATACCTGGAGTGCAAGCTTAGTGCTGAGCCCAGAGAAGCGGGCATGGacgtgaggcttgaatcacaggtcatccccaagagaggcaGTTCAAGTACCTTGAGTCGATTATCCAAgaagatcgacgaggatgtcacacaccgtatagagATGGGGTGGATAAAATAG